In Carettochelys insculpta isolate YL-2023 chromosome 11, ASM3395843v1, whole genome shotgun sequence, a genomic segment contains:
- the CRELD1 gene encoding protein disulfide isomerase CRELD1 isoform X1: MALPLPLPLPLPLPPLLLLLLLGPARPEPCSTCRGLASSFRQGLERTRRESFGGGNAAWEEEKLAKYAHSETRLLEVLESVCGKSDFACHQLLEQSEEHVESWWFRGQQQHPDFVQWLCVDTLELCCPPGTYGPECLPCAGGHQQPCSGNGQCDGEGTRVGTGLCVCSPGYGGPFCAECADGYYEAARNESHLPVPPVLAECYRACGRCLGPEDSSCLRCKRGWVLHEHRCIDIDECGTEMAQCGANQFCVNTEGSYECRDCAKACVGCMGAGPARCKKCNKGYQRDGAKCLDVDECANALEPVCMGPHEVCENTDGSYRCVCAEHHVRRDGECVEDKPADAPAKGFFAEVTEDEVVVLQQMFFGVVICALATLAAKGDMVFTAIFIGAVAAMAGYWLSERSDRLLDGFMKGR, from the exons atggcGCTGCccctcccgctcccgctcccgctcccgctcccgccgctgctgctgctgctgctgctgggtcccgcCCGGCCCgagccctgcagcacctgccGGGGCCTCGCCAGCAGCTTCCGCCAG GGCCTGGAGCGGACACGGCGGGAGAGCTTTGGCGGCGGGAATGCGgcctgggaggaggagaagctggCCAAGTACGCGCACAG TGAGACGCGCCTGCTGGAGGTGCTGGAAAGTGTGTGTGGCAAGTCCGACTTCGCGTGtcaccagctgctggagcagagtgAGGAGCACGTGGAGAGCTGGTGGTTCCGGGG acagcagcagcaccctgactTCGTCCAGTGGCTCTGCGTCGACACGCTGGAGCTCTGCTGCCCACCTGGCACCTATGGCCCTGAGTGCCTGC CCTGTGCGGGCGGGCACCAGCAGCCGTGCAGCGGCAATGGGCAGTGCGATGGTGAGGGGACGCGGGTGGGCACTGGCCTCTGCGTGTGCAGCCCGGGCTACGGCGGCCCCTTCTGCGCCGAGTGCGCCGACGGCTACTACGAGGCAGCCAGGAACGAGAGCCACCTG CCTGTGCCGCCTGTCTTGGCAGAGTGCTACCGGGCCTGCGGGCGTTGCCTGGGGCCAGAGGACTCCAGCTGCCTGCGGTGCAAGCGAGGCTGGGTGCTCCATGAGCACAGGTGCATTG ACATAGACGAGTGCGGCACGGAGATGGCGCAGTGCGGGGCCAACCAGTTCTGCGTCAATACGGAGGGCTCCTACGAGTGCCGAg ACTGTGCCAAGGCCTGTGTGGGCTGCATGGGTGCTGGGCCTGCCCGCTGCAAGAAGTGCAACAAAGGCTACCAGCGGGACGGAGCCAAATGCCTGG ATGTGGATGAGTGCGCCAATGCGCTGGAGCCTGTCTGCATGGGGCCCCATGAGGTCTGCGAGAACACGGATGGAAGCTACCGCTGCGTCTGTGCGGAGCACCATGTCCGCAGGGATGGCGAGTGCGTGGAGGACAAACCCGCCG ATGCCCCGGCCAAGGGTTTCTTCGCCGAGGTGACGGAGGACGAGGTGGTGGTGCTGCAGCAGATGTTCTTTGGCGTGGTGATCTGTGCGCTGGCCACGCTGGCTGCCAAGGGGGACATGGTCTTCACTGCCATCTTCATCGGTGCCGTGGCGGCCATGGCCGGCTACTGGCTCTCCGAGCGCAGCGACCGGCTGCTCGACGGCTTTATGAAGGGCAGATAG
- the PRRT3 gene encoding proline-rich transmembrane protein 3: MAAAVQLLAWTLLLVLARLPASARAQPSHSGGQARLLAAGASPRAGWVPELAGRLSLGGPFREALRPRQALPALGSVALAASGHGLLFGRAGGPEERWRGSRRAPSEHTLAPAGSSAHLPLPLGADDLLQTPEGPQAAGPAATRRPGGPGPAAATFLGLAGRGRGSCPFSSRPGSGGCSTASSGGHNPLPSGWPLRATGSSGAMGSRELHSEPPSLARAGGGLGRAGQDKPGTARTPCPRPTVAWTTQPGWRAQASRAEWQWAAAKEPGRAGHGGQLGDVPQKGTQGAGQAAPTLGPSLPWGRGLTSPTWSDALGLPPHPTDWRSRPWPEGPWLPAASPAPTPAGAGGSGARGWPGPAPAPAPAPAPLSAGQPELPAGLVLARAVPVQGSPTWGASEGAVLEARALAWTEGLLAHQRSARRVLPETSTQPPQAPGTAAPGTEQGSALPPTTPRASLAAAPHRPGAAADELGSLQQVQGAVAPRTPVNATSSARPTALGTGHAAADAARTRPPAPPRRGLVRVTTQRALQRPSEPGPSLPASGLPCPHAGDACSPLQPNRTLLRWADLQRTLSLAWPMHVYGTSALFLLLSLLCASSLLGSPGRGLPHTQGAWALLLGVGLLRASFLLADPYGTRARLPGPALRLLYNAPFPLLLSAFALLLPPPALRRLPLLAALASLHSALLLATDLLVAPLSPRLGMGLHLLSCACGAALLLAPLLASWQLRRAQHGAPRLGPNAGVLVGCSVPGLLCCGLQAYGALWLGGALGPPGEFSWPWWFVQLWFRIGELLLAFALCFVASRPVCQPHGTASHSCWAKLRRYLCAQPHGTYAWAPGGAERPAGRSHQHLQAPKDSSEPEAPSARDSPSASPTRPPACACSQASAPSLSELEFRPPSPINLSRSIDAALCREHLLRDSLFSHCSLARQDSCSSLGQGTALPPGARLRRCGSLGELPPAEGTISGSSLGSFSRGSLTLSWNPWRHGHASLESLPLEELPGQAPLLPPQGPAVPAGDCTGDARRRFLALSKQADSRSLSSDTIEL, encoded by the exons ATGGCGGCTGCGGTGCAGCTCCTCGCCTGGACGCTGCTCCTGGTGCTGGCGCGGCTCCCAGCCTCGGCGCGGGCGCAGCCGTCCCACAgcgggggccaggccaggctgctggctgcaggagcgtCCCCGAGAGCGGGCTGGGTGCCAGAGCTGGCTGGGCGGCTTTCTCTGGGCGGGCCTTTCAGAGAGGCTCTCCGGCCTCGCCAGGCTCTGCCCGCTCTCGGCTCCGTGGCCCTGGCTGCCTCTGGGCACGGCCTGCTGttcggcagggctggggggccagagGAGCGGTGGCGAGGCTCCAGGAGGGCCCCCTCTGAACacaccctggccccagcaggaagCTCCGCTcacttgcccctgcccctgggggctGACGACCTTCTCCAGACGCCGGaggggccccaggctgcaggaccaGCTGCCACTAGGAGGCCCGggggccctggcccagctgctgccacgtTCCTGGGACTTGCTGGGCGAGGTCGGGGgagctgccccttctcctccaggcctggctccggGGGGTGCAGCACCGCCAGCAGTGGGGGTCACAACCCACTGCCCTCTGGTTGGCCTCTGAGAGCCACAGGCAGCTCGGGGgccatggggagcagggagctgcactcggagccccccagcctggccagggcagggggcgggctgggcagggctgggcaggacaaGCCTGGCACAGCCAGGACACCGTGCCCGAGGCCCACCGTCGCCTGGAcgacccagccaggctggagagcgcaagccagcagagccgagtGGCAGTGGGCAGCCGCCAaggagcctggcagggcaggtcACGGGGGACAACTGGGGGATGTGCCCCAGAAGGGCACccagggagcaggccaggctgcccccaccctgggcccctccctcccatggggcaggggcctaACCTCTCCCACATGGAGcgatgccctggggctgcccccgcacCCCACTGACTGGCGCAGCCGGCCCTGGCCAGAGgggccctggctccctgcagccagtCCAGCACCCACACCTGCTGGAGCCGGGGGTTCGGGGGCCAGGGGgtggcctggccctgctcctgctcctgctcctgctcctgctccgctGAGCGCTGGCCAACCAGAGCTCCCAGCAGGCCTGGTTCTGGCGCGGGCTGTCCCTGTACAGGGGAGCCCCACCTGGGGAGCCTCTGAGGGGGCCGTGCTGgaagccagggccctggcctggaCAGAGGGGCTCTTGGCTCATCAGAGAAGCGCTCGGCGGGTGCTGCCTGAAACCTCGACCCAGCCACCGCAGGCCCCTGGGACGGCTGCtcctggcactgagcagggctcaGCACTCCCTCCCACCACGCCCAGAGCGTCGCTCGCCGCAGCGCCTCATCGCCCAG GGGCTGCAGCAGATGAGCTGGGGTCCCTGCAGCAGGTCCAAGGAGCTGTGGCCCCAAGGACCCCTGTGAACGCTACGTCCTCAGCCAGGCCGACAGCACTGGGCACCGGGCATGCAG CTGCAGACGCAGCCAGGACCCGGCCCCCGGCCCCTCCGCGGCGAGGCCTTGTCAGAGTCACCACCCAGCGCGCTCTGCAGCGCCCCTCCGAGCCTGGGCCCAGCCTCCCGGCCTccggcctgccctgcccccatgccgGCGACGCCTGCAGCCCCTTGCAGCCCAACCGCACCCTGCTGCGCTGGGCAGACCTGCAGCGCACgctcagcctggcctggcccatgcACGTCTACGGCACCAGCGCCCTTTTcctgctgctcagcctgctgtgcgcCAGCAGCCTGCTGGGCTCGCCCGGCCggggcctgccccacacccagggcgcctgggccctgctgctgggcGTTGGCCTGCTGCGGGCCTCCTTCCTGCTGGCCGACCCCTACGGCACCAGGGCCCggctgcccggccctgccctgcggCTGCTGTACAACGCCCCCTTCCCGCTGCTGCTCAGCGCCTtcgccctgctgctgccgcccccgGCCCTGCGGcgcctgcccctgctggcagcGCTGGCCTCGCTCCACAgcgccctgctgctggccacagaccTGCTTGTGGCCCCGCTGAGCCCCCGGCTGGGCATGGGGCTGCACCTGCTCTCCTGTGCCTGTGGCGCCGCCCTCCTGCTGGCCCCCCTGCTGGCGTCTTGGCAGCTGCGGCGGGCCCAGCATGGGGCGCCCAGGCTTGGCCCCAATGCAGGGGTGCTGGTGGGATGCAGCGTCCCAGGGTTGCTGTGCTGCGGGCTGCAGGCCTAtggggccctgtggctggggggggcgCTGGGCCCCCCTGGGGAGTTCTCCTGGCCCTGGTGGTTTGTGCAGCTCTGGTTCCGCATTGGCGAGCTGCTGCTGGCCTTTGCCCTGTGCTTCGTGGCCTCGCGGcctgtctgccagccccatggcactgccagccacagctgctgggccaaGCTGCGCCGCTATCTCTGCGCCCAGCCCCATGGCACGTACGCCTGGGCCCCTGGTGGAGCAGAGCGGCCGGCTGGCCGCAGCCACCAGCACCTGCAGGCGCCAAAGGACAGCAGCGAGCCAGAGGCCCCATCTGCCAGGGACTCGCCCAGCGCCAGCCCCACACGCCCCCCGGCCTGCGCCTGCTCCCAGGCCTCGGCGCCATCCCTGAGCGAGCTGGAGTTCCGCCCGCCCTCGCCCATCAACCTGAGCCGCAGCATCGACGCAGCCCTCTGCCGGGAGCACCTGCTGCGCGACAGCCTCTTCAGTCACTGCAGCCTGGCACGCCAGGactcctgctcctccctgggccagggcACCGCCCTCCCCCCCGGGGCCCGGCTGCGCCGCTGCGGCTCGCTCGGGGAGCTGCCGCCCGCCGAGGGCACCATCTCGGGCAGCTCCCTCGGTAGCTTCTCCAGGGGCTCCCTGACGCTCAGCTGGAACCCCTGGCGCCACGGCCACGCCTCGCTGGAGagcctgcccctggaggagctgcccgggcaggccccactgctgcccccccagggccctgcagtCCCGGCTGGAGACTGCACAGGCGATGCCCGGAGGCGCTTCCTGGCGCTCAGCAAGCAGGCGGATTCCCGGAGCCTGTCGAGTGACACCATCGAGCTGTGA
- the CRELD1 gene encoding protein disulfide isomerase CRELD1 isoform X4, translating to MALPLPLPLPLPLPPLLLLLLLGPARPEPCSTCRGLASSFRQGLERTRRESFGGGNAAWEEEKLAKYAHSETRLLEVLESVCGKSDFACHQLLEQSEEHVESWWFRGQQQHPDFVQWLCVDTLELCCPPGTYGPECLPCAGGHQQPCSGNGQCDGEGTRVGTGLCVCSPGYGGPFCAECADGYYEAARNESHLVCADIDECGTEMAQCGANQFCVNTEGSYECRDCAKACVGCMGAGPARCKKCNKGYQRDGAKCLDVDECANALEPVCMGPHEVCENTDGSYRCVCAEHHVRRDGECVEDKPADAPAKGFFAEVTEDEVVVLQQMFFGVVICALATLAAKGDMVFTAIFIGAVAAMAGYWLSERSDRLLDGFMKGR from the exons atggcGCTGCccctcccgctcccgctcccgctcccgctcccgccgctgctgctgctgctgctgctgggtcccgcCCGGCCCgagccctgcagcacctgccGGGGCCTCGCCAGCAGCTTCCGCCAG GGCCTGGAGCGGACACGGCGGGAGAGCTTTGGCGGCGGGAATGCGgcctgggaggaggagaagctggCCAAGTACGCGCACAG TGAGACGCGCCTGCTGGAGGTGCTGGAAAGTGTGTGTGGCAAGTCCGACTTCGCGTGtcaccagctgctggagcagagtgAGGAGCACGTGGAGAGCTGGTGGTTCCGGGG acagcagcagcaccctgactTCGTCCAGTGGCTCTGCGTCGACACGCTGGAGCTCTGCTGCCCACCTGGCACCTATGGCCCTGAGTGCCTGC CCTGTGCGGGCGGGCACCAGCAGCCGTGCAGCGGCAATGGGCAGTGCGATGGTGAGGGGACGCGGGTGGGCACTGGCCTCTGCGTGTGCAGCCCGGGCTACGGCGGCCCCTTCTGCGCCGAGTGCGCCGACGGCTACTACGAGGCAGCCAGGAACGAGAGCCACCTGGTATGTGCTG ACATAGACGAGTGCGGCACGGAGATGGCGCAGTGCGGGGCCAACCAGTTCTGCGTCAATACGGAGGGCTCCTACGAGTGCCGAg ACTGTGCCAAGGCCTGTGTGGGCTGCATGGGTGCTGGGCCTGCCCGCTGCAAGAAGTGCAACAAAGGCTACCAGCGGGACGGAGCCAAATGCCTGG ATGTGGATGAGTGCGCCAATGCGCTGGAGCCTGTCTGCATGGGGCCCCATGAGGTCTGCGAGAACACGGATGGAAGCTACCGCTGCGTCTGTGCGGAGCACCATGTCCGCAGGGATGGCGAGTGCGTGGAGGACAAACCCGCCG ATGCCCCGGCCAAGGGTTTCTTCGCCGAGGTGACGGAGGACGAGGTGGTGGTGCTGCAGCAGATGTTCTTTGGCGTGGTGATCTGTGCGCTGGCCACGCTGGCTGCCAAGGGGGACATGGTCTTCACTGCCATCTTCATCGGTGCCGTGGCGGCCATGGCCGGCTACTGGCTCTCCGAGCGCAGCGACCGGCTGCTCGACGGCTTTATGAAGGGCAGATAG
- the CRELD1 gene encoding protein disulfide isomerase CRELD1 isoform X2 has translation MALPLPLPLPLPLPPLLLLLLLGPARPEPCSTCRGLASSFRQGLERTRRESFGGGNAAWEEEKLAKYAHSETRLLEVLESVCGKSDFACHQLLEQSEEHVESWWFRGQQQHPDFVQWLCVDTLELCCPPGTYGPECLPCAGGHQQPCSGNGQCDGEGTRVGTGLCVCSPGYGGPFCAECADGYYEAARNESHLVCAECYRACGRCLGPEDSSCLRCKRGWVLHEHRCIDIDECGTEMAQCGANQFCVNTEGSYECRDCAKACVGCMGAGPARCKKCNKGYQRDGAKCLDVDECANALEPVCMGPHEVCENTDGSYRCVCAEHHVRRDGECVEDKPADAPAKGFFAEVTEDEVVVLQQMFFGVVICALATLAAKGDMVFTAIFIGAVAAMAGYWLSERSDRLLDGFMKGR, from the exons atggcGCTGCccctcccgctcccgctcccgctcccgctcccgccgctgctgctgctgctgctgctgggtcccgcCCGGCCCgagccctgcagcacctgccGGGGCCTCGCCAGCAGCTTCCGCCAG GGCCTGGAGCGGACACGGCGGGAGAGCTTTGGCGGCGGGAATGCGgcctgggaggaggagaagctggCCAAGTACGCGCACAG TGAGACGCGCCTGCTGGAGGTGCTGGAAAGTGTGTGTGGCAAGTCCGACTTCGCGTGtcaccagctgctggagcagagtgAGGAGCACGTGGAGAGCTGGTGGTTCCGGGG acagcagcagcaccctgactTCGTCCAGTGGCTCTGCGTCGACACGCTGGAGCTCTGCTGCCCACCTGGCACCTATGGCCCTGAGTGCCTGC CCTGTGCGGGCGGGCACCAGCAGCCGTGCAGCGGCAATGGGCAGTGCGATGGTGAGGGGACGCGGGTGGGCACTGGCCTCTGCGTGTGCAGCCCGGGCTACGGCGGCCCCTTCTGCGCCGAGTGCGCCGACGGCTACTACGAGGCAGCCAGGAACGAGAGCCACCTGGTATGTGCTG AGTGCTACCGGGCCTGCGGGCGTTGCCTGGGGCCAGAGGACTCCAGCTGCCTGCGGTGCAAGCGAGGCTGGGTGCTCCATGAGCACAGGTGCATTG ACATAGACGAGTGCGGCACGGAGATGGCGCAGTGCGGGGCCAACCAGTTCTGCGTCAATACGGAGGGCTCCTACGAGTGCCGAg ACTGTGCCAAGGCCTGTGTGGGCTGCATGGGTGCTGGGCCTGCCCGCTGCAAGAAGTGCAACAAAGGCTACCAGCGGGACGGAGCCAAATGCCTGG ATGTGGATGAGTGCGCCAATGCGCTGGAGCCTGTCTGCATGGGGCCCCATGAGGTCTGCGAGAACACGGATGGAAGCTACCGCTGCGTCTGTGCGGAGCACCATGTCCGCAGGGATGGCGAGTGCGTGGAGGACAAACCCGCCG ATGCCCCGGCCAAGGGTTTCTTCGCCGAGGTGACGGAGGACGAGGTGGTGGTGCTGCAGCAGATGTTCTTTGGCGTGGTGATCTGTGCGCTGGCCACGCTGGCTGCCAAGGGGGACATGGTCTTCACTGCCATCTTCATCGGTGCCGTGGCGGCCATGGCCGGCTACTGGCTCTCCGAGCGCAGCGACCGGCTGCTCGACGGCTTTATGAAGGGCAGATAG
- the CRELD1 gene encoding protein disulfide isomerase CRELD1 isoform X3 translates to MALPLPLPLPLPLPPLLLLLLLGPARPEPCSTCRGLASSFRQGLERTRRESFGGGNAAWEEEKLAKYAHSETRLLEVLESVCGKSDFACHQLLEQSEEHVESWWFRGQQQHPDFVQWLCVDTLELCCPPGTYGPECLPCAGGHQQPCSGNGQCDGEGTRVGTGLCVCSPGYGGPFCAECADGYYEAARNESHLSATGPAGVAWGQRTPAACGASEAGCSMSTDIDECGTEMAQCGANQFCVNTEGSYECRDCAKACVGCMGAGPARCKKCNKGYQRDGAKCLDVDECANALEPVCMGPHEVCENTDGSYRCVCAEHHVRRDGECVEDKPADAPAKGFFAEVTEDEVVVLQQMFFGVVICALATLAAKGDMVFTAIFIGAVAAMAGYWLSERSDRLLDGFMKGR, encoded by the exons atggcGCTGCccctcccgctcccgctcccgctcccgctcccgccgctgctgctgctgctgctgctgggtcccgcCCGGCCCgagccctgcagcacctgccGGGGCCTCGCCAGCAGCTTCCGCCAG GGCCTGGAGCGGACACGGCGGGAGAGCTTTGGCGGCGGGAATGCGgcctgggaggaggagaagctggCCAAGTACGCGCACAG TGAGACGCGCCTGCTGGAGGTGCTGGAAAGTGTGTGTGGCAAGTCCGACTTCGCGTGtcaccagctgctggagcagagtgAGGAGCACGTGGAGAGCTGGTGGTTCCGGGG acagcagcagcaccctgactTCGTCCAGTGGCTCTGCGTCGACACGCTGGAGCTCTGCTGCCCACCTGGCACCTATGGCCCTGAGTGCCTGC CCTGTGCGGGCGGGCACCAGCAGCCGTGCAGCGGCAATGGGCAGTGCGATGGTGAGGGGACGCGGGTGGGCACTGGCCTCTGCGTGTGCAGCCCGGGCTACGGCGGCCCCTTCTGCGCCGAGTGCGCCGACGGCTACTACGAGGCAGCCAGGAACGAGAGCCACCTG AGTGCTACCGGGCCTGCGGGCGTTGCCTGGGGCCAGAGGACTCCAGCTGCCTGCGGTGCAAGCGAGGCTGGGTGCTCCATGAGCACAG ACATAGACGAGTGCGGCACGGAGATGGCGCAGTGCGGGGCCAACCAGTTCTGCGTCAATACGGAGGGCTCCTACGAGTGCCGAg ACTGTGCCAAGGCCTGTGTGGGCTGCATGGGTGCTGGGCCTGCCCGCTGCAAGAAGTGCAACAAAGGCTACCAGCGGGACGGAGCCAAATGCCTGG ATGTGGATGAGTGCGCCAATGCGCTGGAGCCTGTCTGCATGGGGCCCCATGAGGTCTGCGAGAACACGGATGGAAGCTACCGCTGCGTCTGTGCGGAGCACCATGTCCGCAGGGATGGCGAGTGCGTGGAGGACAAACCCGCCG ATGCCCCGGCCAAGGGTTTCTTCGCCGAGGTGACGGAGGACGAGGTGGTGGTGCTGCAGCAGATGTTCTTTGGCGTGGTGATCTGTGCGCTGGCCACGCTGGCTGCCAAGGGGGACATGGTCTTCACTGCCATCTTCATCGGTGCCGTGGCGGCCATGGCCGGCTACTGGCTCTCCGAGCGCAGCGACCGGCTGCTCGACGGCTTTATGAAGGGCAGATAG